The genomic segment CGCTACAAGTTGCAAATCCTGAGTTTTGATATGTCTTGCCGTCACATCCGCATACAGGGTTATACTCGGTTGATAAGTCAGCCCGATGGCACCATTCAGGAATAGTTTTTACACAATTGTCCTTTTTACAAGATGTAAAAATCACCGCAAAAATTATCATTGTTGCTATTGTTACTGTCAATATAGATGGTTGTCTACGCATTTTCGCTAACTTCTTTATATAAGTTATTAATGGTAATTTAATTTAGACCGTTTCATTAAA from the Bacteroidota bacterium genome contains:
- a CDS encoding Kazal-type serine protease inhibitor family protein, whose translation is MRRQPSILTVTIATMIIFAVIFTSCKKDNCVKTIPEWCHRADLSTEYNPVCGCDGKTYQNSGFATCSGVLEYKQGKCKW